A window of Chitinophaga sp. MM2321 contains these coding sequences:
- the purQ gene encoding phosphoribosylformylglycinamidine synthase subunit PurQ: protein MKFGVVTFPGSNCDHDMIDSLRNDLGQEVIELWHKDKDLSAFSTTDCIVLPGGFSYGDYLRCGAIARFSPMMQSVIEFANKGGRVIGVCNGFQVLCEAGLLPGVLLQNQNQQFICKNIFLKSENSAASLTKDVTGRPLMIPIAHGEGRYYADDTTLDQLEKNKQILFRYCDEFGNIIDSANHNGAIRNIAGICNKERNVFGMMPHPERATSRSLGNTDGQLIFQSLINNN from the coding sequence ATGAAATTTGGTGTTGTCACCTTTCCGGGTTCTAACTGTGATCATGACATGATTGATTCCCTGCGTAACGATCTGGGACAGGAAGTAATAGAGCTGTGGCATAAGGATAAGGACCTGAGCGCATTTAGCACAACAGATTGTATTGTATTACCGGGTGGATTTTCCTACGGTGATTACCTGCGTTGCGGCGCTATCGCCAGGTTCAGCCCTATGATGCAGAGTGTGATCGAGTTTGCCAACAAAGGAGGTCGTGTAATAGGCGTATGTAATGGTTTCCAGGTACTGTGCGAAGCCGGGCTGTTGCCGGGTGTATTGTTACAGAATCAGAACCAGCAGTTCATCTGCAAAAATATTTTCCTGAAAAGTGAAAATAGCGCCGCTTCTCTCACAAAGGATGTTACCGGCAGACCACTGATGATTCCTATTGCCCATGGCGAAGGACGTTACTATGCCGATGATACCACACTGGATCAACTGGAAAAGAATAAGCAGATCCTGTTTCGTTACTGTGATGAATTTGGCAACATTATTGACTCAGCTAACCATAACGGTGCCATCCGTAACATCGCTGGTATCTGTAACAAGGAAAGGAATGTTTTTGGAATGATGCCGCATCCTGAAAGGGCTACCAGCCGTAGTCTTGGTAATACCGACGGACAGCTCATTTTCCAGAGCCTGATCAATAATAACTAG
- a CDS encoding protein-disulfide reductase DsbD domain-containing protein, producing MKKVLTVLALFALPILASAQIENPVKWNFTAKKVNATTYEVHATATIDAGWHLYALEAGEGPVSTSFKFSKNPLVATVGKVVEVGKVHKSFDKNFNSELKYYENTVDFVQKVTVKGKAATKVKGSVEFMVCDDHQCLPPKELEFAVSVGGK from the coding sequence ATGAAAAAGGTATTAACAGTATTGGCTTTATTTGCCTTGCCTATATTGGCGAGTGCGCAGATTGAGAATCCGGTAAAATGGAACTTTACTGCGAAAAAGGTGAATGCAACAACATACGAAGTGCACGCTACTGCAACAATAGATGCGGGTTGGCATTTATATGCACTGGAAGCGGGCGAAGGCCCGGTGTCCACCTCTTTTAAATTCTCCAAAAATCCGTTGGTAGCCACAGTGGGTAAAGTGGTGGAAGTAGGTAAAGTGCACAAATCTTTCGACAAAAACTTTAATTCAGAACTGAAATATTACGAAAACACCGTTGATTTTGTGCAGAAAGTTACCGTAAAAGGTAAAGCTGCCACAAAAGTGAAAGGTTCCGTGGAGTTTATGGTATGTGATGATCATCAGTGTTTACCACCGAAAGAACTGGAATTTGCCGTTAGTGTGGGAGGAAAATAA
- a CDS encoding NADH-quinone oxidoreductase subunit A produces MAKKDNILNPNRFDIWFTCSIFAHSDNVFIGKLMYTDTVFLSATTTPFSYFPIVLQLIAALGFVGITMLATHFMGPKRKTSDKLINFESGIEQKGNARQPVAIKYFLTAILFVLFDVEVIFFYPYAVNFKDLGWEGFMAMLMFVGFFLCGFIYITKKGALKWED; encoded by the coding sequence TTGGCAAAAAAAGATAATATTTTAAATCCTAATAGATTTGATATTTGGTTTACTTGCAGTATTTTTGCGCATTCGGACAATGTTTTTATCGGGAAGCTTATGTATACAGATACTGTATTTTTGTCAGCAACGACTACTCCTTTTAGCTATTTCCCTATAGTATTGCAATTAATTGCTGCTTTAGGTTTCGTGGGGATCACCATGCTAGCCACTCACTTTATGGGTCCCAAGCGTAAAACAAGCGATAAGCTGATTAATTTTGAAAGTGGGATTGAGCAGAAAGGTAATGCCAGACAGCCCGTGGCAATCAAATATTTCCTGACTGCCATCCTTTTTGTGTTGTTTGACGTGGAAGTGATCTTTTTTTACCCATACGCTGTTAACTTTAAAGATTTGGGTTGGGAAGGTTTTATGGCTATGCTGATGTTTGTGGGCTTCTTTTTGTGTGGATTTATCTACATAACGAAGAAAGGAGCACTGAAGTGGGAAGACTAA
- a CDS encoding cytochrome c biogenesis protein CcdA: MKHLLALLIPVFALFAFSANAQEQSPKPVKWQFSAEKKNSQEYVLHAKGTIEKDWLLFSTTMGDDDPNTRIVLDSSVAGNITGIQEAGKLNSRKEPLFDNLEIKYFEQEVELQATVKFSGDVPASVKGMVSYMALKGDEVAGPEEEAFKFNKDAGGNLVSVDAGLQESADNAQTLKRTAIDLQHPVKDCGGIGHEGSSKKSLWGLFILGVIGGFIALFTPCVFPMIPLTVSFFTKKSQDKKKGVMNAMIYGFFIFLIYVLLSLPFHFLDSLNPEILNNISTNIWLNLIFFVVFIVFAISFFGYFEISMPSSLANKVDAKTGVGGLVGIFFMALTLALVSFSCTGPILGSLLAGSLSTDGGAMQLSVGMAGFGFALALPFALFALFPGWLNSLPKSGGWLTSVKVVLGFLELAMAIKFLSNADLVKHWGILPREVFFAIWIIIGICIVLYLFGKIRFPHDSPIKKLSTARIVLALIFLAFTLYLVPGVTNTKYANRSLISGFPPPLSYSIYGDAAAKGVEADVVNDYEKALKLAKEQNKPILLDFTGWACVNCRKMEENVWTKDEVKVLIEENYILVSLYVDDRKVLPEDEQFLFTTSNGHKKKIITIGDKFATMQTETFANNSQPFYALISPDEQLLTRPVGYTPDAKVYADWLKCGLEAFKNKQ; the protein is encoded by the coding sequence ATGAAGCATTTGCTTGCGTTGCTGATACCGGTTTTTGCCTTGTTTGCCTTTAGTGCAAACGCGCAGGAACAAAGCCCGAAGCCCGTGAAGTGGCAGTTTTCCGCAGAGAAAAAGAATAGCCAGGAATATGTGTTGCACGCAAAGGGTACCATAGAAAAAGACTGGCTGCTTTTTTCTACCACCATGGGAGATGATGATCCCAACACGCGGATCGTACTGGATAGTTCCGTTGCCGGAAATATTACAGGGATACAGGAAGCCGGAAAATTAAACAGCCGGAAAGAACCGCTGTTTGACAACCTTGAAATCAAATACTTTGAGCAGGAAGTAGAACTGCAGGCCACTGTAAAATTCAGTGGTGATGTACCTGCATCCGTAAAAGGTATGGTGAGCTATATGGCGCTGAAAGGTGATGAGGTAGCAGGACCGGAAGAAGAAGCTTTTAAATTCAATAAAGATGCAGGCGGCAACCTCGTAAGCGTAGATGCCGGTTTGCAGGAGTCTGCCGACAACGCGCAAACGCTGAAGCGTACAGCCATCGATCTGCAACATCCTGTGAAGGATTGTGGCGGTATCGGTCATGAAGGCAGTAGCAAAAAAAGCCTCTGGGGACTATTCATTTTAGGGGTGATAGGCGGTTTTATCGCATTATTCACACCCTGCGTTTTCCCGATGATCCCACTCACGGTTTCTTTCTTTACCAAAAAATCGCAGGATAAGAAAAAGGGTGTAATGAATGCCATGATCTATGGTTTTTTCATCTTCCTGATCTATGTGTTACTCAGCTTGCCGTTTCACTTCCTGGATTCACTGAATCCGGAAATACTAAATAATATATCTACCAATATCTGGCTGAACCTCATCTTCTTCGTTGTTTTCATTGTATTTGCCATTTCTTTCTTTGGCTATTTTGAAATATCGATGCCCAGTAGTCTTGCTAACAAGGTAGACGCTAAAACGGGTGTAGGCGGTTTGGTTGGTATTTTCTTCATGGCTTTAACTTTGGCGCTGGTATCCTTCTCCTGTACAGGTCCTATCCTGGGTTCTTTGCTGGCAGGTTCCTTATCTACGGATGGTGGTGCGATGCAGTTATCTGTAGGAATGGCGGGCTTCGGATTTGCGCTGGCATTGCCTTTCGCCTTATTTGCCTTATTCCCGGGATGGCTTAATTCATTGCCAAAATCCGGTGGCTGGCTCACTTCCGTAAAGGTGGTACTGGGTTTCCTGGAACTGGCCATGGCGATCAAATTCCTGTCAAACGCGGATCTGGTAAAACATTGGGGCATTCTGCCACGTGAAGTATTCTTTGCTATCTGGATCATTATCGGTATCTGTATTGTATTGTACCTGTTTGGTAAGATCCGCTTCCCGCATGATTCCCCAATCAAGAAACTGAGTACGGCGAGAATTGTGCTGGCATTGATTTTCCTGGCATTTACACTTTACCTGGTGCCGGGTGTTACCAATACAAAATATGCCAATCGTTCATTGATCAGCGGTTTCCCGCCACCATTGAGCTACAGCATTTATGGTGACGCCGCTGCAAAAGGTGTGGAAGCTGATGTAGTGAATGATTATGAGAAAGCACTGAAACTGGCGAAGGAACAGAACAAACCGATCCTGCTCGATTTTACCGGTTGGGCATGTGTTAATTGCCGTAAAATGGAGGAAAATGTATGGACTAAAGATGAAGTGAAAGTGCTGATAGAAGAGAACTATATCCTGGTATCATTGTATGTGGATGACCGCAAGGTATTACCGGAAGATGAACAGTTCCTGTTTACAACCAGCAATGGTCATAAGAAGAAAATAATAACGATTGGTGATAAGTTTGCGACCATGCAAACAGAAACATTTGCCAATAATTCCCAACCCTTTTATGCGTTGATCAGTCCTGATGAGCAACTGCTCACACGTCCTGTAGGGTATACACCGGATGCAAAAGTATATGCTGACTGGCTGAAATGTGGTCTGGAAGCGTTTAAGAACAAGCAATAA
- a CDS encoding anthranilate synthase component I family protein, protein MLDWGNQFNICCLLDNNNYPSAYHQYEVLLAADALQLLEVNAGNAFTALQDFYDIHKDWLFGHLSYDLKNEVVPGLKSRNPDGIGFADMCFFRPRVVIRLQQEQVHIGGEAFTEQEALAVYQECLRMPVNVIQPAVARVQQLRAHLDHDRYIRAVKDLQGHIQRGDCYEVNFCRENYMEGVSVYPPALFTQLNTLSPAPFAAYYRVHDKYLICSSPERFLQKKGNTVISQPIKGTSRKDPDPAVDLQLRQQLLRSAKERAENIMVVDLVRNDLSHTALRGSVKVVELCGIYSFAQVHHMISTISAQLSPDIPLTEVISHAFPMGSMTGAPKIRVMELIEQYEQSRRGLYSGAVGYITPAGDFDFNVVIRSMLYNAANQYLSFQTGSAITFSSDPEKEWEECLLKAAAMNKTLI, encoded by the coding sequence ATGTTGGATTGGGGAAACCAGTTCAACATTTGTTGTTTATTGGACAATAATAATTATCCATCTGCCTATCATCAATACGAAGTCCTGTTGGCTGCGGATGCATTGCAACTGCTGGAAGTAAATGCCGGCAACGCTTTCACCGCTTTACAGGATTTTTATGATATCCACAAAGACTGGCTTTTCGGTCATCTCTCCTACGATCTTAAGAATGAAGTAGTACCTGGGCTGAAATCCCGTAACCCCGATGGTATTGGCTTTGCAGATATGTGCTTTTTCAGGCCCCGCGTGGTTATCCGGCTCCAACAGGAGCAGGTGCATATTGGCGGTGAAGCCTTCACGGAGCAGGAAGCACTGGCGGTATACCAGGAATGCCTGCGTATGCCCGTTAACGTGATACAGCCCGCTGTGGCCCGCGTGCAGCAGCTCCGGGCGCACCTAGATCACGACCGCTACATCCGTGCTGTGAAAGACCTGCAAGGACACATTCAGCGCGGTGATTGTTATGAAGTAAATTTCTGCCGGGAAAATTATATGGAAGGAGTGAGCGTATATCCGCCTGCGTTATTTACGCAGCTGAATACCCTGTCACCGGCACCTTTTGCAGCATATTACCGGGTACATGATAAATATCTGATCTGTTCCAGTCCCGAACGTTTTTTGCAGAAGAAAGGAAACACCGTTATCTCCCAGCCAATAAAAGGAACCAGCCGCAAAGACCCCGATCCCGCTGTGGATCTGCAATTGCGGCAACAACTGTTGCGCAGTGCAAAAGAGCGCGCTGAAAATATTATGGTGGTAGACCTGGTAAGAAATGATTTGTCACATACAGCCCTGCGCGGCAGTGTTAAAGTTGTCGAGTTGTGTGGCATCTATTCTTTTGCACAGGTACATCACATGATTTCTACTATCTCCGCACAATTATCTCCCGATATACCGCTTACTGAAGTGATCAGCCATGCTTTCCCGATGGGCTCCATGACAGGCGCCCCTAAAATCCGGGTGATGGAACTGATTGAACAATACGAGCAAAGCCGCCGTGGACTTTATTCCGGTGCTGTTGGCTACATCACCCCTGCAGGTGATTTCGATTTCAATGTAGTTATTCGCAGTATGCTCTATAATGCAGCCAATCAATATTTGTCTTTCCAGACCGGTTCCGCCATCACTTTTTCCAGTGATCCCGAAAAAGAGTGGGAAGAATGTTTGCTGAAAGCTGCTGCGATGAATAAAACACTTATTTAA
- the hisS gene encoding histidine--tRNA ligase: MIKPGIPKGTRDFGPVVVRKRNYIFQTIRETFEVFGFQPLETPAMENLSTLTGKYGEEGDKLMFKVLNNGDIFNDAQAATDNKTLVSAITEKALRYDLTIPFARYVVMNQHELALPFKRYQMQPVWRADKPQRGRYREFYQCDADVVGSNSLLNEVELLLIYDTVLTKLGLQGYELRINNRKILSGLAEVIGKSELLTDITIAIDKLDKIGAEGVRKELTERGLSAADIVTIEQFLAISGNSDEKLVQLKELLQSSPTALKGIEELDFVINSGYGNFNTTPVIDVTLARGLNYYTGMIVEVKAPATVKMGSIGGGGRYDDLTGLFGLKGISGVGISFGVDRIYDVLEELQLFPQAAQQSTKVLFLNLGEASARTAFSYMMQLREKGIAAELFHESAKMDKQMKYADKRGIPYVIILGESELQENLVSIKNLADGKQEKISAAALLQFEF; this comes from the coding sequence ATGATAAAACCCGGCATTCCTAAAGGTACCCGTGATTTTGGTCCGGTGGTAGTAAGAAAACGGAACTATATATTCCAGACCATCCGTGAAACCTTTGAGGTATTTGGCTTCCAGCCGCTGGAAACGCCTGCAATGGAAAATTTATCTACCCTCACCGGTAAATACGGCGAAGAAGGCGATAAACTGATGTTCAAAGTGCTGAACAATGGCGACATATTCAACGATGCACAAGCAGCAACAGACAACAAAACACTCGTATCCGCCATCACGGAAAAGGCCCTCCGCTATGACCTCACCATCCCGTTTGCACGCTATGTAGTGATGAATCAGCACGAACTGGCACTACCCTTCAAACGCTATCAGATGCAGCCTGTATGGCGTGCAGATAAGCCGCAGAGAGGCCGTTACCGCGAATTCTATCAGTGTGATGCCGACGTGGTAGGCAGTAACTCCCTCCTCAATGAAGTGGAACTGCTGCTGATCTATGATACCGTATTAACAAAACTGGGCTTACAAGGCTACGAACTACGCATCAACAACCGCAAAATATTAAGTGGCCTGGCTGAAGTGATCGGAAAATCCGAACTGCTCACCGATATCACCATCGCCATCGATAAACTGGATAAAATCGGCGCTGAAGGCGTACGCAAGGAACTAACGGAACGCGGACTCTCAGCAGCAGACATCGTTACTATTGAACAGTTCCTGGCTATCAGCGGCAACAGCGATGAAAAATTAGTGCAACTGAAAGAACTGCTGCAATCCTCTCCCACTGCGCTGAAAGGTATAGAAGAACTGGATTTCGTTATCAATTCCGGCTACGGTAATTTCAACACAACGCCTGTTATAGACGTTACACTGGCACGTGGCCTCAACTACTACACCGGTATGATCGTGGAAGTGAAAGCCCCTGCTACCGTGAAAATGGGCAGCATCGGAGGCGGCGGAAGATACGATGACCTCACTGGTCTTTTTGGTCTGAAAGGTATCTCCGGCGTAGGGATCTCCTTTGGTGTAGACCGCATCTATGATGTGCTGGAAGAACTGCAACTCTTTCCGCAGGCGGCACAGCAATCCACTAAAGTGCTTTTCCTGAATCTTGGGGAAGCCAGCGCCCGCACCGCTTTCAGCTACATGATGCAGCTTCGCGAAAAAGGGATCGCCGCTGAACTGTTCCACGAAAGCGCCAAAATGGATAAACAAATGAAGTATGCCGACAAAAGAGGCATCCCCTATGTGATCATCCTGGGAGAATCAGAACTACAGGAGAATCTTGTGAGCATAAAAAACCTGGCCGATGGCAAACAGGAGAAGATCTCCGCAGCCGCATTGCTGCAATTTGAATTTTAA
- a CDS encoding substrate-binding domain-containing protein, which translates to MTLLMAACGPNPNAKKLDTSSEGTIHISVDETYKPLIDSEIKVFESLYPKAHIIPTYKPEADCFKDLLNDSARLVIVTRDFNQEERDYIKKTKITPNSLLLAWDALALVVNNSNPDSILTMDQVRAIMDGTDTERKWQLVFDNANSSTVRYIRDSINKGKPLPTTTMAAKTNPEVIDYVSKNKNAIGVIGVSWISDPDDSLAMAFTNKVRVVKLRADGGSEFVRPYQAYIGIGSYPLKRGFYYCLKETHHGLGTGFATFLGSYEGQLVIKQARLFPARLNVVFREANLK; encoded by the coding sequence GTGACTTTGCTAATGGCGGCTTGTGGTCCGAATCCCAATGCGAAGAAATTAGATACTTCATCGGAAGGCACCATTCACATCAGTGTGGACGAAACCTATAAACCGCTGATTGATTCAGAGATAAAAGTTTTCGAATCATTGTATCCTAAGGCACATATCATCCCTACCTATAAACCGGAGGCTGATTGTTTTAAAGATCTTTTAAATGATAGCGCACGTCTGGTAATAGTGACGCGCGATTTTAACCAGGAGGAACGTGATTATATCAAGAAGACAAAAATCACTCCGAACAGCCTTCTGCTGGCCTGGGATGCGCTTGCGCTGGTCGTGAACAACAGTAATCCGGACTCCATCCTTACGATGGACCAGGTACGGGCGATCATGGACGGCACTGACACGGAAAGAAAATGGCAGCTGGTGTTTGATAATGCCAACTCAAGCACGGTGCGCTATATTCGGGATTCCATCAATAAAGGTAAACCTTTGCCCACCACTACAATGGCGGCAAAAACTAATCCTGAAGTGATTGATTATGTATCCAAAAACAAAAACGCTATTGGTGTAATTGGTGTTAGCTGGATCTCTGATCCTGATGACTCATTGGCCATGGCTTTTACGAATAAGGTAAGAGTAGTAAAGTTAAGAGCAGACGGCGGATCAGAATTTGTAAGACCTTACCAGGCTTACATTGGTATTGGCTCATATCCATTAAAACGAGGTTTCTATTATTGCCTGAAAGAAACCCATCATGGCTTGGGCACAGGATTTGCAACTTTCCTCGGAAGTTATGAGGGGCAGCTGGTTATTAAGCAGGCCCGGTTATTTCCGGCGAGGTTGAATGTGGTATTCAGGGAAGCCAATCTTAAATAA
- a CDS encoding low molecular weight protein-tyrosine-phosphatase, which translates to MKILMVCLGNICRSPLAEGIMRQLAAAKGLDWEIDSAGTGNWHVGDPPDHRSVKEARKQGVDISSLRGRQFRPADFDAFDQIYVMDRSNYNDVVRQARNEADKAKVHFLLEDEKEVPDPWYDDALFAPVYKLIYQACECIADKKQ; encoded by the coding sequence ATGAAGATACTGATGGTATGCCTGGGTAATATTTGTCGCTCCCCGCTGGCGGAAGGCATTATGCGGCAGCTGGCAGCAGCAAAAGGACTGGACTGGGAAATTGATTCTGCCGGCACCGGTAACTGGCACGTGGGCGACCCACCGGATCACCGCTCGGTAAAAGAAGCCCGCAAACAGGGCGTGGACATCTCCAGCCTGCGCGGCCGGCAGTTCCGGCCCGCCGACTTTGACGCATTTGACCAGATCTATGTAATGGATCGCAGCAACTATAACGATGTAGTACGACAGGCCCGTAATGAAGCAGATAAAGCCAAAGTACATTTTCTTTTGGAAGATGAAAAAGAGGTGCCCGACCCCTGGTATGATGACGCTCTCTTTGCCCCGGTTTACAAATTGATTTACCAGGCATGCGAATGCATTGCAGATAAAAAGCAGTAA
- a CDS encoding adenylosuccinate synthase gives MVDVLLGLQWGDEGKGKIVDYFAGRYDVIARFQGGPNAGHTLYVNGQKVVLRTIPSGVFHEKTINLIGNGVVLDPVAFKKESEDISALGIDLTKNLFIAEKTHIIVPTHRALDKASEISKGNDKIGSTLKGIGPAYMDKTGRNGLRVGDVLSPNFKALYEKLKQKHLQLLSQYDIEGLNEDIAAWEAEFFEAIPFLQQMNVVSGEYFLNEKLKAGKKVLAEGAQGSMLDVDFGTYPFVTSSNTISAGVCTGLGIAPQWIKEVIGVTKAYCTRVGSGPFPTELHDATGERLRAAGHEFGAVTGRPRRCGWIDLVALNYTCMLSGVTQLVMTKSDVLDEFDEVLACTAYEIDGKQTKQLPFQLNGLDIKPVWETFKGWSEKTATCKQFNELPAEMTAFVSAVDKYLEVPVKYVSNGPGRDQILEK, from the coding sequence ATGGTAGACGTTTTGTTAGGCCTGCAATGGGGCGACGAAGGTAAAGGTAAAATTGTGGACTATTTTGCCGGCAGGTACGACGTGATTGCCCGTTTCCAGGGTGGACCGAACGCAGGTCATACCTTGTATGTAAATGGACAGAAAGTAGTTTTGCGCACCATTCCTTCCGGTGTATTCCATGAGAAGACCATTAACCTTATCGGTAACGGCGTGGTACTGGATCCGGTGGCATTTAAAAAGGAAAGTGAAGATATTTCAGCCCTGGGTATAGACCTGACAAAAAATCTTTTTATTGCGGAAAAAACGCATATTATTGTTCCTACGCACCGTGCGCTGGACAAGGCTTCCGAAATATCAAAAGGAAATGACAAAATAGGTTCTACCTTGAAAGGTATAGGCCCTGCCTATATGGATAAAACAGGCCGGAACGGTTTACGCGTCGGAGATGTACTCTCTCCCAATTTTAAAGCGTTATACGAAAAACTGAAGCAGAAGCATCTGCAACTGCTGTCTCAATACGATATTGAAGGACTCAACGAAGATATTGCTGCCTGGGAAGCTGAGTTTTTTGAAGCCATCCCTTTCCTGCAGCAAATGAATGTGGTAAGTGGAGAATATTTCCTGAACGAAAAACTGAAAGCCGGTAAGAAAGTGCTGGCGGAAGGTGCGCAGGGAAGTATGCTGGACGTAGATTTCGGTACTTATCCATTTGTAACTTCTTCCAATACTATTTCTGCCGGTGTATGTACCGGTCTGGGAATTGCGCCACAGTGGATTAAAGAAGTAATTGGCGTTACCAAAGCATATTGTACCCGCGTAGGTAGCGGACCATTCCCTACTGAGCTGCATGACGCTACCGGCGAAAGGTTGCGTGCTGCCGGTCATGAGTTTGGTGCTGTAACAGGCCGTCCCCGCCGCTGTGGCTGGATTGACCTGGTTGCCCTGAACTATACCTGCATGCTGAGCGGCGTTACGCAACTGGTGATGACAAAAAGTGATGTACTGGATGAATTTGATGAAGTTTTAGCTTGCACCGCTTATGAAATTGATGGTAAACAAACCAAACAATTACCTTTCCAGTTAAATGGTCTGGACATTAAACCGGTGTGGGAAACATTTAAAGGCTGGAGTGAAAAAACTGCTACCTGCAAGCAATTCAATGAGTTACCAGCTGAAATGACAGCATTTGTATCAGCAGTAGATAAATATCTGGAGGTACCGGTGAAATATGTTTCCAACGGGCCGGGACGCGATCAGATCCTCGAAAAATAG
- a CDS encoding NADH-quinone oxidoreductase subunit B, translated as MARPVQYNNKVKMVEIPEGYSGEGFYATSFDKVIGLARKNSIWPLPFATSCCGIEFMATMAATYDMARFGAERMAFTPRQCDLLMVMGTISKKMGPIVRQVYLQMAEPRWVMAVGACASSGGIFDTYSVLQGIDQVIPVDVYVPGCPPRPEGIIDGFMKVQDLVGQESLRRRNSDRYRELMESYGIK; from the coding sequence ATGGCTCGTCCGGTTCAATATAATAATAAGGTGAAGATGGTGGAAATCCCTGAGGGATATTCCGGTGAAGGATTTTATGCCACCTCTTTTGATAAAGTGATAGGTTTGGCACGTAAAAATTCCATCTGGCCTTTGCCGTTTGCGACATCCTGCTGCGGTATTGAGTTTATGGCTACTATGGCGGCTACCTATGATATGGCACGTTTTGGCGCGGAACGTATGGCTTTTACGCCCCGCCAGTGTGACTTGCTCATGGTGATGGGTACTATTTCCAAGAAAATGGGCCCTATTGTACGCCAGGTATACCTGCAGATGGCTGAACCCCGCTGGGTAATGGCAGTAGGCGCCTGCGCCAGCAGTGGTGGTATCTTTGATACTTATTCCGTATTACAGGGTATCGACCAGGTAATACCGGTAGATGTATATGTGCCGGGATGCCCTCCCAGACCTGAAGGCATCATAGACGGCTTCATGAAGGTGCAGGACCTGGTAGGACAGGAAAGCCTCCGCCGCCGTAATTCAGACAGGTACAGAGAGCTGATGGAGTCCTACGGTATCAAATAG
- a CDS encoding TIGR01777 family oxidoreductase: METVIITGGTGLVGTALTNQLLERGYKVIILTRQPEKGTNKAVSYARWDIEQQTLDISALQQADYIVHLAGANVGDKRWTTARKQEIIDSRTKSSELIFKALQTNPNKVKKVISASATGYYGITKDHPFTETDPPADDYLGTTSVAWEKSIAQVISLDKKLVIFRTGMVLSKDGGALKEFYKPLRFGFATILGSGDQYISWIHIQDLVRLYFNAIVNDRLEGIYNAVAPNPVTHKELVLAMAHAAKGRSYVTSYVPAFALKLALGEMSIEVLKSVNASSRKIQDTGFQFSYPTVQEAMEQLFK; the protein is encoded by the coding sequence ATGGAGACCGTTATTATAACCGGCGGAACTGGACTGGTGGGTACGGCGTTAACCAACCAGCTGCTGGAGCGCGGCTACAAGGTGATTATTCTTACCAGGCAACCTGAAAAGGGCACTAACAAGGCTGTCAGTTATGCACGCTGGGATATTGAGCAACAAACACTGGACATCTCTGCCTTACAGCAGGCTGATTATATTGTACATCTGGCGGGCGCCAATGTAGGAGATAAACGCTGGACAACTGCACGTAAACAGGAAATTATTGATAGCCGTACAAAGAGCAGTGAACTGATCTTTAAGGCATTACAAACAAATCCGAATAAAGTAAAAAAAGTGATCAGTGCCTCCGCTACCGGCTATTATGGCATTACAAAAGATCATCCCTTTACAGAAACTGATCCCCCGGCTGATGACTACCTCGGCACTACCTCCGTTGCCTGGGAAAAAAGTATTGCACAGGTTATCTCACTGGATAAGAAACTGGTCATATTCCGCACCGGCATGGTGCTGAGTAAGGACGGCGGCGCACTCAAAGAATTTTATAAACCACTTCGTTTTGGATTTGCCACCATTCTCGGTTCCGGCGACCAATATATCAGCTGGATACACATCCAGGATCTCGTCAGGTTATATTTCAATGCCATCGTAAACGACCGCCTGGAGGGCATTTACAATGCAGTAGCCCCCAACCCCGTGACGCATAAGGAACTGGTACTGGCGATGGCCCATGCTGCCAAAGGGCGCAGTTACGTCACCAGCTATGTTCCTGCTTTTGCTCTGAAACTCGCCCTGGGAGAGATGAGCATCGAAGTACTGAAAAGCGTAAATGCCTCTTCCCGTAAAATCCAGGATACCGGATTCCAGTTCTCCTACCCTACGGTACAGGAAGCAATGGAACAATTATTTAAATAA